In Vulpes lagopus strain Blue_001 chromosome 1, ASM1834538v1, whole genome shotgun sequence, a genomic segment contains:
- the ADGRF4 gene encoding adhesion G protein-coupled receptor F4 has translation MKMKSQATMICCLMLFLATECSHYRSKMHIKDGDKPQHPEGKLKTGRIQEKCHGPCITISNCSQPCAQHFRGEIGFTCHQNQWQKSTETCTSLSVETLFKDFNSASRLSLAASSIPVHVLDFRAPEPMESVAQGIRRNCPVDYACILDVVKSSEATSGNIAFIVELLRNISTDLSDNVTREKMKSYSEVANHILDTAAISNWAFIPDKNTSSDLLQSVNLFARQLHIHNESENIADELFIQAKGLLINHNTSEKKFNFSVSMNNTTEGILGVIEIPRQELWKLPPNASQAISIAFPTLGAILKEVHLQNVSLPRPVNGLVLSVILPEELKQVLFTFEKINKSRNARAQCVGWHSRKRRWDENACETTLEIMNKVKCLCNYTNMVMSFSILMSPKSIENKVLDYITCIGLSISIFSLILCLIIEAMVWSRVVVTEISYMRHVCIVNIAVSLLIANVWFIINSNFHKKVQDSNWCVALTFFSHFFYLSLFFWMFFKALLIIYGILVVFRRMMKSRMMAIGFAIGYGCPLIIAGTTVAVTVPEKGYMRPDACWLNWDNTKALLAFAIPALVIVAVNLVVVLVVAVNTQRPSIGSSKSQDLAIIMRISKNVAILTPLLGLTWGFGIATLIEDTSLIFHIIFALLNAFQGFFILLFGTIMDRKIRDALRMRMSSLKGRSRAAENASLSPTNGSKLMNR, from the exons GATGGAGATAAACCTCAACATCCTGAAGGGAAACTCAAGACTGGAAGGATACAAG agaAATGCCATGGACCTTGCATCACTATTTCCAACTGCAGCCAGCCCTGTGCTCAGCACTTTCGTGGAGAAATAGGATTTACATGTCATCAAAACCAGTGGCAAAAATCAACTGAAACATGTACAAGCCTTTCTGTGGAAACACTCTTTAAG gactTCAATAGTGCATCACGCCTTTCCCTAGCAGCATCATCCATACCTGTTCATGTACTTGATTTTCGAGCTCCAGAGCCCATGGAGAGTGTAGCCCAAGGAATCCGCAGGAACTGTCCAGTTGACTATGCTTGCATACTCGATGTTGTGAAATCATCAGAAGCCACATCTGGAAACATTGCATTTATAGTGGagttattaagaaatatttctacaGATTTGTCTGATAATGTTACCCGAGAAAAAATGAAG AGTTATAGTGAAGTGGCCAACCACATCCTTGACACAGCAGCCATTTCAAATTGGGCTTTCATTCCAGACAAAAATACCAGCTCAGATTTGTTGCAGTCAGTGAATCTGTTTGCAAGGCAACTCCACATCCACAATGAATCTGAGAACATTGCGGATGAACTCTTCATTCAGGCAAAAGGGCTTCTCATCAACCACAATACCTCAGAGAAAAAGTTCAATTTCTCTGTGAGCATGAACAATACAACAGAGGGTATCTTAGGAGTAATAGAAATTCCCAGACAAGAGCTGTGGAAGCTGCCACCAAATGCATCCCAAGCCATCAGCATAGCTTTTCCCACGTTGGGGGCCATATTGAAGGAAGTCCACTTGCAAAATGTGAGTCTTCCTAGACCTGTAAATGGTCTTGTCCTTTCAGTGATTTTACCAGAAGAATTGAAGCAAGTTTTATTCacctttgaaaagatcaacaagtCCCGGAATGCCAGGGCCCAGTGTGTTGGCTGGCACTCCAGGAAAAGGAGGTGGGACGAGAATGCATGTGAAACCACATTGGAGATCATGAACAAAGTGAAATGCTTGTGTAACTACACCAACATGGTGATGTCCTTTTCAATTCTAATGTCCCCCAAATCTATAGAAAACAAAGTCCTGGACTACAtcacctgcattgggctcagcaTCTCCATCTTTAGCCTGATTCTTTGCCTGATCATTGAAGCCATGGTGTGGTCCCGGGTGGTTGTGACAGAGATATCATACATGCGTCATGTGTGCATCGTGAACATAGCTGTGTCACTCCTGATTGCTAATGTGTGGTTCATCATAAACTCTAACTTTCACAAAAAGGTCCAGGACTCCAACTGGTGTGTTGCACTGACATTTTTCAGCCActttttctacctctctctgtttttctggaTGTTCTTCAAAGCACTGCTCATCATCTATGGGATATTGGTTGTTTTCCGTAGGATGATGAAGTCCCGCATGATGGCCATTGGCTTTGCCATTGGCTATGGGTGCCCCTTGATCATTGCTGGCACCACAGTTGCTGTCACAGTGCCAGAGAAAGGCTACATGAGACCTGATGCTTGTTGGCTTAACTGGGACAATACCAAAGCCCTTTTAGCATTTGCCATCCCAGCCTTGGTCATTGTGGCTGTGAATCTTGTGGTGGTTTTGGTTGTTGCTGTCAACACTCAGAGGCCCTCTATTGGAAGTTCCAAGTCTCAGGATCTGGCCATAATTATGAGGATCAGCAAAAATGTTGCCATCCTCACCCCGTTGTTGGGACTGACCTGGGGTTTTGGAATAGCTACACTTATAGAAGACACTTCCTTGATATTCCATATAATCTTTGCCCTCCTCAATGCTTTTCAG GGGTTCTTCATCCTGCTGTTTGGAACCATTATGGACCGCAAG ATAAGAGATGCTCTGAGGATGAGGATGTCTTCACTGAAGGGAAGATCAAGGGCCGCGGAG aatgcATCATTAAGCCCAACCAATGGATCTAAATTAATGAATCGTTGA